A part of Fimbriimonadales bacterium genomic DNA contains:
- a CDS encoding uracil-DNA glycosylase, with amino-acid sequence MKTKQEYTLRSKRNSRELSWLERQNRRVLLCRRCPRLRSFCEQISREKRAAFRTENYHAKPVPNFGDSKARLLIVGLAPGAHGSNRTGRMFTGDRSGQWLYRALYDTGFASQPTWESPDDGLVLQDCLITAICRCAPPKNKPLPSEIENCSDYLIETLRKTPWKVIVALGALAYREVGKRLQVKLSRFAHGIENLLPDSRIVIASYHPSQQNTFTGKLTAEMLKEVFVRAKRYL; translated from the coding sequence TTGAAGACAAAACAAGAGTATACCTTGCGCTCGAAGAGAAACTCCCGTGAACTTTCCTGGCTCGAAAGGCAGAATAGACGGGTGTTGCTTTGCCGTCGCTGTCCCCGCTTGCGGTCATTTTGCGAACAGATTTCTCGAGAAAAACGCGCCGCTTTTCGCACGGAAAACTACCACGCCAAACCCGTCCCGAATTTCGGCGATTCGAAAGCCAGGCTCCTCATCGTAGGGTTAGCCCCGGGAGCGCACGGCTCTAACCGCACCGGAAGGATGTTCACCGGTGATAGAAGCGGACAGTGGCTGTATCGAGCCCTCTATGACACGGGTTTTGCATCCCAACCCACTTGGGAATCTCCTGACGACGGACTCGTACTCCAAGATTGTTTGATTACCGCAATCTGCCGTTGTGCCCCGCCCAAAAACAAGCCCCTTCCTTCGGAAATAGAAAATTGCTCGGATTATTTAATAGAGACACTACGAAAAACACCTTGGAAAGTCATTGTGGCTTTGGGCGCTCTCGCATATCGTGAAGTCGGCAAACGCTTGCAGGTCAAGCTCTCTCGTTTCGCTCACGGCATTGAAAATCTTTTGCCTGACAGCCGCATCGTCATCGCCTCCTATCATCCGAGCCAACAAAACACCTTTACAGGAAAACTTACAGCAGAAATGTTGAAAGAAGTCTTTGTTCGTGCAAAACGATATTTATAA
- a CDS encoding DNA-processing protein DprA yields the protein MNSFDSTFDLELALCLTPEIGSASVSKILAKNALLGVQPEEFLRLREENLIKEYGLRESAAKAISNHDFLERVENFKKKVRGKNVVLTTQRSPIYPRRLEGFCQPPPVYVFLYGNYAALEGKTFCVLASRDASEEELAKVEKSVEAGVLEPMNLVSGANTNVYRRAAVVPLRWGAPRILVLDRGLFAALGDGLDREPFTAARLWRYRFDPSVDLVVSPFRPDDKYAPINNRKRDECVVGLSDVVRWVYLRPGGNMEGLIDRARNVGKIVEGVG from the coding sequence GTGAATAGTTTCGATTCTACATTCGATTTGGAATTGGCTTTGTGTTTGACTCCGGAAATCGGGAGCGCGAGTGTATCGAAAATCCTCGCGAAAAACGCACTTCTCGGGGTTCAACCTGAAGAATTTCTTCGTTTGAGAGAAGAAAACTTGATTAAGGAATATGGCTTGCGGGAAAGCGCGGCTAAGGCTATTAGCAATCATGATTTTTTGGAGAGAGTAGAGAATTTTAAAAAGAAGGTGCGAGGTAAAAATGTGGTCCTTACTACGCAGCGAAGCCCGATTTATCCGAGAAGATTGGAAGGGTTTTGTCAACCTCCACCTGTGTATGTGTTTCTTTACGGAAACTATGCGGCTTTGGAGGGGAAGACGTTTTGCGTGCTTGCGAGCAGAGATGCAAGCGAGGAAGAATTAGCGAAGGTGGAAAAGAGCGTGGAGGCGGGGGTTCTCGAGCCGATGAATTTGGTGAGCGGTGCGAATACGAATGTGTATCGGAGGGCGGCCGTCGTTCCTTTGCGGTGGGGAGCGCCAAGGATTTTGGTTTTGGACCGTGGACTGTTCGCTGCATTGGGGGATGGTTTGGATAGGGAGCCTTTTACCGCAGCGCGTTTGTGGCGATATCGTTTCGACCCGAGTGTGGACTTGGTGGTTTCTCCGTTTCGTCCTGATGACAAATATGCGCCGATAAATAACAGGAAGCGTGACGAATGTGTGGTCGGGCTTTCCGATGTCGTGAGATGGGTTTATTTGCGCCCGGGGGGGAATATGGAAGGGTTGATAGATAGGGCACGAAACGTCGGGAAGATTGTGGAAGGGGTGGGATAA
- a CDS encoding MTAP family purine nucleoside phosphorylase: MSCKVALIGGTGMESLWERAGDRLEVSTNYGSVMGKRLILESGNHAIVFLRHGIEHKVPPAKVSYRAFGSACRDMGIQYCLATGAVGSLRADWGVGEMLVPNDFIDFTKRASVYEDEVLHTDFSDPFDGTCRKALLESCVELGCSVRDGGVYVGMPGPRYETPAEVVALRKLGGDVVGMTITSEAIAMKECGVRYACLVLVTNLAAGLGKKLTHEEVEARMLENGSLVISILMRAAERLCGE, encoded by the coding sequence ATGTCTTGTAAGGTTGCTTTAATTGGTGGCACAGGGATGGAAAGTCTTTGGGAGAGGGCAGGAGATCGGCTGGAAGTTAGCACGAATTACGGTTCTGTGATGGGTAAGAGGTTGATTTTGGAAAGTGGTAATCATGCGATCGTGTTTCTTCGTCATGGAATCGAGCACAAGGTACCTCCAGCGAAGGTTTCTTATCGAGCATTTGGGAGTGCATGTCGAGACATGGGAATCCAGTACTGTCTCGCTACCGGTGCGGTTGGAAGTTTACGAGCCGATTGGGGGGTCGGTGAGATGCTCGTTCCCAACGATTTCATAGATTTCACGAAGCGTGCATCGGTTTACGAAGACGAAGTTCTTCACACGGATTTCAGCGATCCTTTCGATGGAACTTGCCGAAAGGCTTTGTTGGAAAGTTGTGTCGAATTAGGATGTTCAGTGCGTGACGGGGGGGTATACGTGGGAATGCCCGGACCGAGATACGAAACTCCCGCGGAAGTAGTGGCTTTGCGAAAATTGGGTGGGGATGTGGTGGGGATGACGATTACCAGCGAAGCGATTGCAATGAAGGAATGTGGCGTACGATATGCCTGCTTAGTTCTTGTCACGAATTTGGCTGCAGGTTTGGGGAAAAAATTGACTCATGAGGAAGTAGAGGCACGCATGCTCGAAAATGGTTCTCTTGTTATCTCTATTTTAATGCGTGCTGCGGAGAGGTTGTGTGGTGAATAG
- the radC gene encoding DNA repair protein RadC, translating to MATSPYDRIRESSVNALSAIELLAMGICQSEEDLESAISIARKLMQRVGGIRGIPKIPPDLLADSGVKGFQAARFYSLIELGRRTADAGIGDLVAIEKPEDVVKLFADLRGERREHFCALLLDAKNRVLRRHTVHIGTITSSMVGIREFFREAVREGAVSVIAVHNHPSGDPKPSPEDIEITRVLVEAGKLLEIPLLDHIIIGEPEFTSLNRLGCIS from the coding sequence ATGGCGACTTCCCCATACGACCGCATACGTGAATCGAGTGTAAACGCTCTTTCGGCAATCGAACTGCTGGCAATGGGAATCTGCCAATCCGAGGAAGACTTAGAATCCGCAATCTCCATCGCACGAAAACTCATGCAAAGAGTAGGCGGAATAAGAGGCATACCCAAAATCCCACCCGATTTACTCGCGGATAGCGGCGTGAAGGGTTTTCAAGCAGCGCGATTTTATAGTCTTATCGAACTCGGACGTCGAACCGCAGATGCAGGAATCGGAGACCTAGTGGCTATCGAAAAACCGGAAGACGTTGTAAAACTTTTTGCCGATTTGCGCGGCGAACGAAGAGAACATTTTTGTGCCCTTCTCCTCGATGCAAAAAACAGAGTTCTCCGCCGTCACACAGTCCATATAGGAACGATAACTTCCTCTATGGTCGGCATAAGAGAATTCTTTCGCGAAGCGGTGCGCGAAGGTGCTGTTAGTGTAATTGCAGTGCATAATCACCCGAGTGGCGACCCGAAACCGAGTCCCGAAGACATCGAAATTACTCGTGTCCTCGTCGAAGCGGGAAAATTACTCGAAATCCCGCTTCTCGACCATATCATCATCGGAGAGCCCGAGTTCACCAGCCTAAACAGATTAGGATGTATTTCATAG
- the ftsY gene encoding signal recognition particle-docking protein FtsY produces MPLGIFKGLREKFQRLFQRGTVDESLFLELEETLISADMSVSLVDELLTALREKTSKEHITDSERLRSELKRLLTEKLASEEGSLRVHSTPPTVYLFLGVNGSGKTTTIAKLAHFLKKQNKKVIVAAADTFRAAAIEQLEIWARRATADIVKGNPGGDPGAVVFDAIQAAKARGADYVLADTAGRQHTRTHLMSELEKIVRVAEKALGRQPDEVLLVLDGHTGQNAIRQAEEFRKVAGLTGVVITKLDGTSKGGAVLSIKDRLGIPIKLIGYGEKLEDLKPFHAEEFAEELLS; encoded by the coding sequence ATGCCGCTCGGCATTTTCAAAGGGCTGCGCGAAAAATTCCAACGCCTCTTCCAAAGAGGAACCGTTGACGAAAGTTTGTTCCTCGAATTAGAAGAAACTCTAATTTCCGCAGACATGAGCGTCTCACTCGTAGACGAACTTCTCACTGCTCTTCGAGAAAAGACGAGCAAAGAACACATAACAGATTCCGAACGACTCCGAAGCGAACTCAAACGATTGCTTACGGAAAAACTCGCATCGGAAGAAGGCTCCCTCCGCGTACATTCTACCCCCCCCACGGTTTATCTTTTTTTAGGAGTAAACGGCTCGGGAAAAACGACGACAATAGCGAAATTAGCCCATTTTCTAAAAAAGCAAAATAAAAAAGTTATCGTTGCTGCAGCAGACACGTTTCGTGCGGCGGCAATCGAACAACTCGAAATCTGGGCACGACGTGCAACTGCAGATATCGTCAAAGGAAATCCGGGGGGGGATCCGGGAGCGGTCGTCTTCGATGCGATACAAGCCGCGAAAGCCAGAGGTGCAGATTACGTTTTGGCAGATACTGCAGGACGCCAACACACACGCACCCACCTCATGAGCGAACTCGAAAAAATCGTTCGCGTCGCTGAAAAGGCTTTAGGAAGACAACCGGACGAAGTCCTTCTCGTACTCGATGGACACACCGGACAAAACGCAATCCGTCAAGCAGAGGAATTTCGCAAAGTCGCGGGACTCACAGGAGTAGTCATAACGAAATTGGACGGGACGTCGAAAGGCGGCGCAGTTCTCAGCATCAAAGACCGATTGGGTATACCCATAAAGTTAATCGGCTATGGTGAAAAACTCGAAGATTTGAAACCTTTCCATGCCGAAGAATTCGCCGAGGAACTATTATCATGA
- a CDS encoding DUF503 domain-containing protein has translation MGIHVGLLVVTYEIPSAKTLKDKRSILQSMIRRARNKLQLSVSEVDFQNRIRSGTIALALVGTSRPALERLRDASEEFLSSDPRLIPIEVMWEWL, from the coding sequence ATGGGAATCCATGTAGGATTGTTGGTAGTAACATACGAAATTCCTTCCGCGAAAACGCTAAAGGATAAACGCTCCATTCTGCAAAGCATGATTCGTCGCGCAAGAAACAAACTCCAACTCAGCGTCTCCGAAGTGGATTTTCAAAATCGCATCCGCTCCGGAACGATTGCCCTCGCTCTCGTAGGGACATCACGCCCCGCTTTGGAAAGACTTCGCGACGCTTCAGAAGAATTTCTTTCCTCAGACCCTCGCCTCATTCCGATTGAAGTTATGTGGGAATGGTTGTAG
- the trpB gene encoding tryptophan synthase subunit beta translates to MVVVEGRGNLTVTSMQIQTQPREGRFGNYGGRYVPETLIPAIEELTRAFEEARKDHAFLDELHWHYRHTIGRPTPLTPAKRMSEETGLRIWIKREDLCHTGAHKLNNALGQALLAKKMGKKRIIAETGAGQHGVATATACAMFGLECVVYMGEEDVRRQQLNVFRMKLLGATVIPVSSGTKTLKDATNEAMRDWVTNVHDTHYIVGSCVGPHPYPLMVREFQRVIGEEARTQILEEEGELPDACIACVGGGSNAIGFFHGFIEDSKVRLIGVEAGGEGIETGHHAAPLCAGLPGVLHGSYSYLMQDEDGQVVGTHSISAGLDYPGVGPEHAYLKDIGRAEYYAVTDKEALDAFVWLSRLEGIIPAFECAHAFALLMPNKRDSLDLKPNSIALVNLSGRGDKDMESASKLLHL, encoded by the coding sequence ATGGTTGTAGTCGAAGGTAGAGGTAACCTTACAGTTACGAGCATGCAAATCCAGACACAACCACGCGAAGGACGATTCGGAAATTACGGCGGAAGATACGTCCCCGAAACGCTCATCCCTGCCATCGAAGAACTCACACGAGCCTTCGAAGAGGCACGAAAAGACCACGCCTTCCTCGATGAACTTCATTGGCATTATCGCCATACTATCGGCAGACCCACTCCTCTCACCCCTGCAAAACGCATGAGCGAAGAAACGGGTCTTCGTATCTGGATTAAACGCGAAGACCTTTGCCACACCGGTGCGCACAAACTCAATAACGCCCTTGGCCAAGCCCTTTTGGCGAAAAAAATGGGAAAAAAACGGATTATCGCCGAAACGGGCGCTGGACAACATGGCGTTGCTACAGCGACCGCATGCGCGATGTTCGGATTGGAGTGCGTCGTGTACATGGGCGAAGAAGACGTCCGCCGTCAACAACTCAATGTCTTTCGCATGAAATTGTTGGGTGCGACCGTAATTCCTGTTTCGAGCGGAACGAAAACATTGAAAGACGCCACTAATGAAGCAATGCGCGATTGGGTTACGAATGTGCACGATACGCATTACATTGTCGGTTCGTGTGTGGGTCCCCATCCCTACCCTCTGATGGTGCGAGAGTTTCAGCGGGTCATCGGCGAAGAAGCGCGCACACAAATTTTAGAAGAGGAAGGTGAACTGCCCGATGCCTGCATCGCCTGTGTCGGGGGGGGCTCGAATGCAATCGGCTTCTTCCACGGTTTCATAGAGGACTCTAAAGTGAGACTCATAGGCGTCGAAGCGGGGGGGGAAGGAATCGAAACAGGGCATCACGCCGCCCCCCTCTGCGCGGGTTTACCCGGTGTTCTGCATGGAAGTTACAGTTATCTTATGCAAGACGAAGACGGCCAAGTCGTAGGAACTCATTCGATTTCTGCGGGTCTCGACTATCCGGGAGTAGGACCCGAACACGCATACCTCAAAGATATAGGAAGAGCGGAATACTATGCAGTAACCGATAAAGAAGCACTCGACGCCTTCGTCTGGCTCAGCCGTTTAGAAGGAATCATCCCTGCTTTCGAATGCGCGCATGCCTTCGCACTCCTCATGCCGAATAAACGCGACTCCCTCGACCTAAAACCGAATTCGATAGCCCTGGTGAACCTCAGCGGACGCGGCGATAAAGACATGGAATCCGCCTCCAAACTCCTCCACCTGTAA
- a CDS encoding TerC family protein → MDWLTQPETWIGLFTLVAMEIVLGVDNIVFITILTSRLPEEQQPRARRLGLALAVLGRIALLFAITWVLHLTTPFTILGITTSGKGLILLAGGLFLIGKATTEIHSKLEGAEKGFTTPVASITFSSAIIQIMILDVVFALDSVITAVGMVRRIEIMVAAVIIAVFFMILLVEQVNTFISRHPTLKMLALAFLVLIGANLVAEGVGFEIPKGYTYFAMAFSLTVEMLNLKIRAAAKTSHEQNSV, encoded by the coding sequence ATGGATTGGCTCACCCAACCCGAAACCTGGATAGGTCTTTTCACTCTCGTCGCAATGGAAATCGTCCTCGGGGTAGACAACATCGTCTTCATCACCATCCTAACCTCGCGTCTACCCGAAGAACAGCAACCGCGCGCACGAAGACTCGGTCTCGCACTCGCCGTTCTCGGAAGAATCGCACTTCTCTTCGCCATCACTTGGGTATTGCATCTTACTACCCCATTTACCATTCTGGGAATAACGACTTCGGGTAAAGGATTGATTCTTTTAGCGGGGGGGCTCTTTCTCATCGGAAAAGCAACGACCGAAATTCATTCGAAATTAGAAGGCGCAGAAAAAGGATTCACGACGCCTGTTGCTTCCATCACGTTCTCGTCCGCAATAATACAAATCATGATTTTAGATGTCGTCTTCGCTCTCGATTCCGTAATTACCGCTGTTGGCATGGTGAGACGAATCGAAATTATGGTTGCAGCAGTCATCATTGCAGTCTTTTTCATGATCCTTTTAGTGGAACAAGTGAATACTTTCATTTCCCGCCATCCGACTCTGAAGATGCTCGCTCTCGCCTTTCTCGTTCTCATCGGTGCGAATCTCGTCGCGGAAGGTGTCGGTTTCGAAATCCCTAAAGGCTACACGTATTTCGCGATGGCATTTTCCCTCACCGTAGAAATGCTCAATCTGAAAATCAGAGCAGCCGCAAAAACATCCCATGAACAAAACTCGGTATAG
- a CDS encoding bifunctional oligoribonuclease/PAP phosphatase NrnA: MTHVPKEEALRLQKLFESASSILLASHMSPDGDSIASALALGEILESKNKNVVYVCHDPVPKNLHFLSRWEKFIIGEDALNRFGNTVFDLAVVVDLNVLSRLGSVRPLVEQAKNFAIIDHHPITYETPPGIQLISPKYAATALMIYELLLELQYKITTTAAQCILTGIVTDTGNFRHGNTTPDCLRAAANLMELGANLPLISLEIWGKKPKQALDLLGRALSRITLLKNGRLAYSWINLQDYSEIGCPDEYSEDIVNHIGTVENAQVYLLFREPKPGRIRVSVRSRGDIDVADVCRRFDGGGHKNAAGCTLYTTMEDAIQRIIPALSSLLPE; the protein is encoded by the coding sequence ATGACGCACGTTCCGAAAGAAGAAGCGCTTCGCCTGCAAAAACTTTTCGAAAGTGCTTCCTCGATTCTTCTTGCAAGCCATATGAGCCCCGATGGCGATTCGATTGCATCCGCACTCGCATTAGGCGAAATCCTCGAATCGAAAAATAAAAACGTTGTTTATGTTTGTCATGACCCTGTTCCGAAAAATCTGCATTTTCTTTCGAGATGGGAAAAATTTATTATCGGTGAAGACGCATTGAATCGCTTTGGAAATACCGTCTTCGACCTCGCCGTCGTCGTAGACCTCAACGTCCTCTCCAGATTAGGAAGCGTGCGTCCACTCGTAGAACAAGCAAAAAATTTCGCCATCATAGACCATCATCCTATAACTTACGAAACCCCCCCTGGCATACAACTAATCAGTCCGAAGTACGCAGCGACAGCCTTGATGATTTACGAATTACTCTTAGAGTTACAATACAAAATCACGACTACCGCGGCACAATGCATCCTTACAGGAATCGTTACGGACACCGGCAACTTTCGTCATGGAAATACCACGCCAGACTGCCTTCGCGCCGCGGCGAATCTAATGGAACTCGGTGCAAACCTCCCTCTAATCAGCCTCGAAATATGGGGTAAAAAGCCTAAGCAAGCCCTCGACCTCCTCGGTAGAGCCTTGAGCAGAATCACTTTGCTAAAAAACGGACGTTTAGCCTATAGTTGGATTAACCTTCAGGATTACTCCGAAATAGGTTGCCCCGATGAATACAGCGAAGACATCGTAAACCACATCGGTACCGTCGAAAATGCGCAAGTTTATCTACTCTTCAGAGAACCTAAGCCCGGAAGAATTCGTGTCAGCGTTCGCTCACGTGGAGACATAGATGTTGCCGACGTGTGCCGCCGATTCGATGGGGGGGGACATAAAAACGCTGCAGGATGCACTCTCTACACGACCATGGAGGACGCTATCCAACGAATTATCCCTGCTTTGTCCTCCTTACTCCCGGAATGA
- the truB gene encoding tRNA pseudouridine(55) synthase TruB, with translation MSPIGILLINKPKNLTSHDVVDEVRRALHTRRVGHTGTLDPISEGLLVIAVGYATRFIRYLPVDPKEYIGTMTLGAITNTQDAEGEIIEKRNYDFVTLEMIREAAKSFLGDISQIPPMYSAVKFKGTPLFKLARKGEEVQRKPKKITIYHFEINDYNPPVASFRVVCSKGTYVRTLCHDLGLKLSCGAYLSALTRTRMGEFTLDKACQLDEISVEKLIPLEEALAPMPMIKLTRHQIIQARNGQPLRIPLFPNRTTIGLLDENNHLFAIARQRDSIWHPECVIPPNP, from the coding sequence ATGTCCCCCATAGGCATTCTTCTGATTAACAAACCGAAAAATCTAACTTCTCACGACGTCGTTGACGAAGTTCGCCGCGCCCTCCACACTCGACGCGTAGGACACACGGGAACGCTCGATCCGATAAGCGAAGGTCTCTTGGTCATTGCAGTCGGATACGCAACCCGATTTATTCGCTACCTTCCCGTTGACCCGAAAGAATATATCGGAACGATGACGTTAGGCGCGATCACGAACACGCAAGATGCAGAAGGCGAAATCATAGAAAAAAGAAATTACGATTTTGTAACCCTCGAAATGATTCGAGAAGCAGCAAAATCGTTCCTCGGAGATATTTCCCAAATCCCCCCCATGTACAGCGCTGTAAAATTCAAAGGAACTCCCTTATTCAAATTAGCCCGCAAAGGCGAAGAAGTTCAAAGAAAACCCAAAAAAATAACGATCTACCATTTCGAAATCAACGACTATAACCCCCCCGTTGCCTCTTTTCGTGTCGTTTGTTCGAAAGGAACCTACGTGCGAACTCTATGCCATGATCTCGGTCTCAAATTGTCATGCGGAGCGTATCTGTCAGCACTTACGCGCACGCGAATGGGTGAATTCACCCTCGATAAAGCCTGCCAACTTGATGAAATTAGCGTAGAAAAACTCATACCGCTCGAAGAGGCTCTCGCACCGATGCCCATGATAAAACTCACACGCCACCAAATCATCCAAGCCAGAAACGGACAACCTCTACGTATCCCTCTCTTTCCGAATCGAACCACGATAGGACTTTTGGATGAAAACAACCATCTCTTCGCCATCGCTCGCCAACGCGACAGTATATGGCATCCCGAATGCGTCATCCCCCCAAACCCGTAG
- a CDS encoding N(4)-(beta-N-acetylglucosaminyl)-L-asparaginase encodes MPVAISSANGLRATEKAMEMLKAGADTLDAVVAGVNIVEEDPDDMSVGYGGLPNERGEVELDSCVMHGPTYRAGAVASLKGIKTPSKVAKIVLERTDHILLVGQGALDFAKAHGFQEENLLTERARQAWLRWKENLSDKDDWIGDEERKIGFERPTGTITCLALNEKGELSGVTTTSGLAFKIPGRVGDSPIIGAGLYVDNDVGACGSTGRGEAVILECGSRIVVENMRRGLSPENAILDVLERICKKTVDRRLLYSRGKPNFDVNFYAVNKNGEYAGGRIYKGGSYAVHDGKQNQLLPSAFLYESP; translated from the coding sequence ATGCCCGTCGCAATCTCCAGCGCGAATGGTCTTCGTGCTACGGAAAAAGCGATGGAGATGCTCAAAGCTGGAGCAGACACACTCGATGCAGTCGTAGCCGGAGTCAACATCGTCGAAGAAGACCCGGACGATATGAGCGTCGGGTATGGCGGCTTACCTAATGAAAGAGGCGAAGTCGAACTCGACTCCTGCGTAATGCACGGACCAACGTATCGAGCAGGGGCTGTCGCTTCTCTCAAAGGAATCAAAACACCATCCAAAGTCGCAAAAATAGTTCTCGAACGCACCGACCACATTTTGCTCGTAGGTCAAGGAGCATTGGACTTTGCGAAAGCACATGGATTCCAAGAGGAAAACTTGCTTACAGAACGCGCACGGCAAGCATGGCTGCGCTGGAAAGAAAATCTTTCCGACAAAGACGATTGGATTGGTGATGAAGAAAGAAAAATCGGTTTCGAAAGACCCACCGGAACGATTACATGTCTGGCACTCAACGAAAAGGGCGAACTCTCAGGAGTTACGACGACGAGCGGTCTCGCATTCAAAATTCCCGGACGCGTCGGTGATTCACCCATTATCGGTGCGGGTTTATATGTAGATAACGATGTCGGCGCATGCGGCTCGACCGGCCGCGGTGAAGCCGTAATCTTAGAATGCGGCAGCAGAATCGTCGTGGAAAATATGCGACGAGGATTATCACCGGAGAACGCAATTCTCGATGTTTTAGAGCGGATTTGCAAAAAAACCGTCGACCGCAGACTTCTCTATTCGCGCGGCAAACCGAATTTCGATGTGAATTTCTATGCCGTTAATAAGAACGGAGAATATGCGGGGGGGCGAATTTATAAAGGTGGCTCTTATGCGGTTCATGATGGAAAACAAAACCAACTCCTTCCCTCCGCATTCCTTTACGAATCCCCTTAG
- a CDS encoding MinD/ParA family protein, with the protein MRTIAITSGKGGVGKTNIAANLGILFAERGKRTVVFDADLGLANLDVVMGVRAPFTLQHVVTGEKSLLEVVCEGPRGVRFIAGGSGIEDLLNLTGPQLEGFLSELEGLTKTTDILIFDTGAGIDDKVMTFLRAADETLLITTPDPASVTDAYATAKLLFMVKPDAIVRVLMNMVIDEAHAHAVFAKLNAICRQFSGKSMFYAGHVRHDPQMAFYIRKRVPFYGAQPRLKASMDLANVASRLMGEVPEPQESGLAERLRALFGFGLKKSA; encoded by the coding sequence ATGCGCACGATAGCCATTACGAGCGGGAAAGGTGGTGTTGGTAAGACCAACATTGCAGCGAATTTAGGAATTCTCTTTGCAGAGCGAGGAAAGCGCACAGTCGTTTTCGACGCCGATTTGGGTCTTGCGAACTTAGACGTCGTGATGGGAGTTCGCGCACCTTTTACGCTTCAGCATGTCGTAACGGGCGAGAAAAGTTTATTGGAGGTCGTTTGTGAAGGTCCGCGGGGCGTACGGTTCATTGCAGGGGGCTCTGGAATAGAGGATTTATTGAATTTAACGGGTCCTCAACTGGAAGGCTTTTTGAGCGAGTTGGAAGGATTGACGAAAACTACCGACATTTTGATTTTCGATACAGGCGCTGGAATAGACGACAAAGTGATGACTTTTTTGCGCGCAGCAGATGAGACACTTTTGATCACTACACCAGATCCAGCGAGTGTTACGGATGCGTATGCGACTGCGAAGTTACTGTTTATGGTGAAACCGGATGCGATTGTTCGTGTTTTGATGAACATGGTGATCGACGAAGCGCACGCGCATGCAGTGTTTGCGAAGTTGAATGCGATTTGTAGACAGTTTTCTGGGAAGAGCATGTTCTATGCAGGTCACGTTCGCCATGACCCTCAGATGGCGTTTTACATAAGAAAACGTGTTCCGTTTTATGGTGCGCAACCGAGGTTGAAAGCATCAATGGATTTGGCGAATGTGGCATCGCGTTTGATGGGCGAGGTTCCTGAACCGCAGGAATCGGGCTTGGCGGAGAGGCTGAGAGCGCTGTTCGGATTCGGTTTGAAAAAGAGCGCGTAA